The DNA region CGTCGTCCTGCGTCATGCCGCGCACGCGGGTGAGGCCGTGGACCACACCGGACTTCTCGTAGCGGTAGACCGAGCCGAACTCGAACATGCGCAGCGGCAGCTCGCGGTAGGACCGGCCGCGCGAGCGGAAGATCAGGTTGTGGAACGGGCAGTTCATCGGCTTGAGGTAGTAGTCCTGGCCGGGCTTGCGGACCTTGCCCTCTTCGTCGTGCTCGGCGTCGAGGTGCATCGCCGGGTACATGCCGTCCTTGTACCAGTCGAGGTGGCCGGAGGTCTGGAACAGCGTGCCCTTGGTGATGTGTGGCGAGTAGACGAACTCGTAGTCCTCCTGCTCGTGCCTGGAGCGCGAGTAGTCCTCCATCGCCTTGCGGATGATCCCGCCCTTGGGGTGGAACACCGCCAGGCCGGAGCCGATCTCGTCGGGGAAGCTGAACAGGTCCAGCTCCACGCCCAGCTTGCGGTGGTCGCGGCGCTCGGCCTCGGCCAGCAGCACCAGGTGGGCGTCGAGCGCCTCCTGCGACTCCCATGCCGTGCCGTAGACGCGCTGCAGCTGCGGGTTCTTGTCGTTGCCCCGCCAGTAGGCCGCGGCGACCCTGGTCAGCTTGAACGCGGGGATGTGCTTGGTCGTCGGCACGTGCGGGCCGCGGCACAGGTCGCCCCAGACCTGGTCGCCGCTGCGCGGGTCGAGGTTGTCGTAGATCGTCAGCTCGCCGCCGCCGACCTCCATCACCTCTGGGTCGTCCACATCACTTTTGATGTCGACGAGCTCGAGCTTGAACGGCTCGGTGGCCAGTTCCTGCTTGGCGGCCTCGACCGACTCGAGCACGCGCCGGGAGAACCGCTGCGAGCCCTTGATGATCGCCTTCATGCGCTTCTCCAGCGCCTGCAGGTCCTCCGGGGTGAACGGCTTGTCGACGGCGAAGTCGTAGTAGAAGCCGTCGCGCACCGGCGGGCCGATGCCGAGCTTGGCCGCCGGGAACTGCTGCTGCACGGCCTGGGCCAGCACATGGGCACAGGAGTGGCGGATCACCGCGCGGCCGTCGTCGGTGTCGGCGGCGACGGGCTCGACCGTCACGTCGGCGTCGGGGCTCCACGAGAGGTCGCGCAGCCTGCCTTCTTGGTCGCGCACGACCACGATCGCGTCCGGCCCCTTGCCGGGCAGCCCGGCCTCACGGACCGCCGCGCCCGCGGTAGTGCCCGCCGACACCACCACGCTCGTGGCGGGTGCGACGGATGCGGGCTGCTCGGACACGATGACTCCTCGGGTTCTCGCGCGATCACGGTCTTGTGACCTCGACAGGAGGATGTTATCGAGCCGCCCGGGCAGGCCGCCGCCCGGTTTCGTCTGCCTGTGGATAACCGGGGGACAGGAAACACCCGCACCGCGTCCGGGCCCTCCTCGGTGTCGTCCAAGACCACCGACTCGTCGACCTCGGTAACTCCGGGTCAGCCCGCGAGCATCGTCTGCATGCGGCGGATCTCGTCGCCCTGCTCGGCGACCACGTGGTCGGCCATCTCCTGCACCTTCACGTCCGCGCCGGACTGCTGTGCCTTGTTGGCCATCGCGATGGCGCCCTCGTGGTGCTTGATCATCAGCTGCAGGAACAGCTTGTCGAATTCGGCGCCCGAGGCCTGCTTGAGGGCGGCGAGCTGCTCCGGGGTGGCCATGCCCGGCATGTCGGCGGGCACATGGCCGTGGCCGGGGTCGACCGGCGGCTGGAAGTTGGTGCTCAGCCAGCGGTTCATCGCCTCGATCTCGGGCTGCTGGGCGTCGGAGATCCTTGAGGCCAAACCCTTGACCTGCTCGTTGCGCCCACGCTGGGGCACCAGCGCGGTCATCTCCACCGCCTGCCGGTGGTGGACGATCATGTCGCGGACATAGGTGATGTCTGCTTCGTTCGGCTTGTAGGTCGGGATGGCCGAGACCGCCTCGTCCGGCGACAGCGTCTTGTTATCTTCCCCCGGCTTCCCCGGTTGCAGCACCGGGTTGTCCGGTCGCGCGACATCGTCACCACAGCCGGAGATCCCGAGGGCGATCACCGCCGCGAGGACACTGACGACCAAATGGCGCAACGACTTCATCTGGACATCCCCTTACCGGCATCCGCATTGAGCCCGAGGGAACTTACCCCGCCGATCCGCCACACAACAAACCATTCCCAAATGACGAAGAAACGCGACAAATAAAGCTGGTTAGGAGATGACAGACGGGCCATACTGCGGTTCCCGACTCCACGAGAGGGGTACACGCGTGCCATCACCCCGACGCGACCGGCGCCGCACCGCGCCCGCGGCGATCATCGGAGCTGCGACGATCCTGGCATCGACGTTGCTGGGCCTGCCCGCTGCGTCCGCGCAGGGCGAATTCCCAGCGCCGGACGAAATCGTCACCAGTCCCAACATCAGCCATATCGCCAACATCCCCGCGACCGCGCCGCTGGCCGGTGCAGGCTCGGTGGGTACCGACCTGGCGTTCACCGGCGACTACGCCATCGCGGGCAATTACCTCGGCTTCACGATCTACAACATCAAGCACCCGAAGAAGCCGACGATCACCAGCCAGGTCCTCTGCCCCGGCTCCCAGAACGACGTCTCCGTGAGCGGGGATCTGCTGTTCGTGTCCACCGACTCGCGCCGCAGCGACAACTCCTGCAACTCGGTCGCCCAGCCCGACGGCACCAAGCCGTACTGGGAGGGCATGAAGATCTTCGACATCAGCGACAAGACCAACCCGAGGTACATCACCGCGGTCGAGACCGACTGCGGGTCGCACACGCACACGCTGGTGCCGGACAAGCGCGGCAAGGACGTCTACCTCTACGTCTCGTCCTACAGCCCGGCGGCGTCGCTGTCGAAGTGCAAGCCGCCGCACGACAAGATCTCGATCATCAAGGTTCCGCTGAACAACCCGGCCGCCGCGGCCATCGTCGCGACGCCGAACCTGTTCCCCAACGGCGGCAACCCCGGCAAGCCGGGCAACGTCGACACCGGCTACGTCGTGCCGACCAGCGGCTGCCACGACATCACCGTCTACCCGGCCAAGGACCTGGCCGCGGGCGCGTGCATGGGTGACGGCGTGCTGCTCGACATCTCCGACCGGGCCAAGCCACGGGTGATCACCACCGTCCAGGACGACGCGCACTTCGCGTTCTGGCACTCCGCGACCTTCAACAACGAGGGCACCAAGGTCGTCTTCACCGACGAGCTCGGCGGCGGCGGCGCGGCGACCTGCAACCCGAAGATCGGTGCGACCCGGGGTGCCGACGGCATCTACGACATCACCGGCCGCGGCGACAACCGGAAGCTGGAGTTCCGCAGCTTCTACAAGATCAACCGCACGCAGACCGACTCGGAGAACTGCGTCGCGCACAACGGCTCACTGCTCCCGATCCCTGGCCGCGACATCATGGTCCAGGCCTGGTACATGGGCGGTCTGCAGGTCATCGACTTCACCAACTCGGCCAACCCGGTGGAGATCGGCTTCTTCGAGCGCGGCCCCGCGGCCAACCCGAGCGAGTCCGGTGGCTTCTGGTCCGCGTACTACTACAACGGCTATATCTACGCCTCCGACATCGGCAAGGGCTTCGATGTCATCGACATCAACGACGCCCGCACCAACGTCGCGCGTGGCCACAAGTGGTCTGAGCTGAACGTCCAGACTCAGTACCACTTCAAGAAGTAAGCGCTAGGCAACGGAAGAGAGGGGTCCACGCGGGCCCCTCTCTTTCATGTCTGGATCCGGTACCGCGCAACGGAGTCCAAGAACCTCCGCGCCACCCGGTCGGCCGCCTTCACTGGATCAAGCCCCTGGACAACGGCGTCGAGTTCGCCCGCGACCTTGTCGATGAGGTCGCGGACCGCCCGTCGACCCACGAACATGATCACCGGCGCGAGCACGACCCGGTGTATCCCGTTGCCCCGCAGGTGAACGTCGACGTCGACCTGCCAGCCGCCGTCCACGGCCCGC from Alloactinosynnema sp. L-07 includes:
- a CDS encoding DUF305 domain-containing protein; this encodes MKSLRHLVVSVLAAVIALGISGCGDDVARPDNPVLQPGKPGEDNKTLSPDEAVSAIPTYKPNEADITYVRDMIVHHRQAVEMTALVPQRGRNEQVKGLASRISDAQQPEIEAMNRWLSTNFQPPVDPGHGHVPADMPGMATPEQLAALKQASGAEFDKLFLQLMIKHHEGAIAMANKAQQSGADVKVQEMADHVVAEQGDEIRRMQTMLAG
- a CDS encoding LVIVD repeat-containing protein, with protein sequence MPSPRRDRRRTAPAAIIGAATILASTLLGLPAASAQGEFPAPDEIVTSPNISHIANIPATAPLAGAGSVGTDLAFTGDYAIAGNYLGFTIYNIKHPKKPTITSQVLCPGSQNDVSVSGDLLFVSTDSRRSDNSCNSVAQPDGTKPYWEGMKIFDISDKTNPRYITAVETDCGSHTHTLVPDKRGKDVYLYVSSYSPAASLSKCKPPHDKISIIKVPLNNPAAAAIVATPNLFPNGGNPGKPGNVDTGYVVPTSGCHDITVYPAKDLAAGACMGDGVLLDISDRAKPRVITTVQDDAHFAFWHSATFNNEGTKVVFTDELGGGGAATCNPKIGATRGADGIYDITGRGDNRKLEFRSFYKINRTQTDSENCVAHNGSLLPIPGRDIMVQAWYMGGLQVIDFTNSANPVEIGFFERGPAANPSESGGFWSAYYYNGYIYASDIGKGFDVIDINDARTNVARGHKWSELNVQTQYHFKK
- the thrS gene encoding threonine--tRNA ligase produces the protein MVVSAGTTAGAAVREAGLPGKGPDAIVVVRDQEGRLRDLSWSPDADVTVEPVAADTDDGRAVIRHSCAHVLAQAVQQQFPAAKLGIGPPVRDGFYYDFAVDKPFTPEDLQALEKRMKAIIKGSQRFSRRVLESVEAAKQELATEPFKLELVDIKSDVDDPEVMEVGGGELTIYDNLDPRSGDQVWGDLCRGPHVPTTKHIPAFKLTRVAAAYWRGNDKNPQLQRVYGTAWESQEALDAHLVLLAEAERRDHRKLGVELDLFSFPDEIGSGLAVFHPKGGIIRKAMEDYSRSRHEQEDYEFVYSPHITKGTLFQTSGHLDWYKDGMYPAMHLDAEHDEEGKVRKPGQDYYLKPMNCPFHNLIFRSRGRSYRELPLRMFEFGSVYRYEKSGVVHGLTRVRGMTQDDAHIFCTPEQLQDELKSLLSFVLGLLRDYGLDDFYLELSTRNEEKYVGTDEAWAVATDALREAAESSGLDLVPDPGGAAFYGPKISVQAKDALGRTWQMSTIQVDFQLPERFELEYTGSDGNRQRPVMIHRALFGSIERFFGVLTEHYAGAFPAWLSPVQVMGIPVAEDHVEHLLQVSKALRAKGIRVEVDASDDRMQKKIRNHTLQKVPFLLLAGAKDVESGSVSFRFRDGTQVNGVAVDQAVAAIEGWIARRVNESPTAETFSPAE